In the genome of Mauremys mutica isolate MM-2020 ecotype Southern chromosome 8, ASM2049712v1, whole genome shotgun sequence, one region contains:
- the G3BP1 gene encoding ras GTPase-activating protein-binding protein 1 isoform X2: MELLFFSFQLTKEMVMEKPSPLLVGREFVRQYYTLLNQAPDYLHRFYGKNSSYVHGGLDSNGKPADAVYGQSDIHKKVLSLNFKDCHTKIRHVDAHATLNDGVVVQVMGELSNNMQPVRRFMQTFVLAPEGSVANKFYVHNDIFRYQDEVFGDSDTEPPEESEEEVEEPEERQQTPETVDDPGAYYEQSVSNDLEEQLEEPVVEPEPEPEPEPEQEPEPEVQEEKSEPVLEETVPEETVEKSPSPVPADPAPVVQEDSRTFSWASVTSKNLPPSGAVPVLGIPPHVVKVPASQPRPESKPESQTPPQRPQRDQRVREQRTSIPPQRGPRPIREGEQGDMETRRIVRYPDSHQLFVGNLPHDVDKTELKDFFQKLGSSLADYGNVVELRINSGGKLPNFGFVVFDDPEPVQKILSNRPIMFRGEVRLNVEEKKTRAAREGDRRDNRPRGPGGTRGGLGGGIRGPPRGGMSQKPGFGAGRGIGQRQ, from the exons ATGGAGCTTTTGTTCTTCAGTTTTCAGTTGACCAAAGAAATGGTGATGGAGAAGCCAAGTCCCCTGCTGGTCGGGCGGGAATTTGTGAGACAGTATTATACTCTGCTGAATCAAGCACCAGACTACCTGCACAG GTTTTATGGAAAGAATTCTTCCTATGTCCATGGTGGCTTGGATTCCAATGGAAAACCAGCTGATGCAGTCTATGGGCAATCT GACATCCACAAGAAGGTGCTGTCACTGAACTTTAAGGACTGCCACACAAAGATCCGTCATGTGGATGCCCATGCTACTCTTAATGATGGTGTTGTAGTCCAGGTGATGGGAGAACTCTCCAATAACATGCAGCCAGTGCGCAGGTTCATGCAGACGTTTGTACTTGCACCTGAG GGTTCTGTTGCAAATAAGTTTTATGTCCATAACGACATCTTCCGCTACCAAGATGAGGTTTTTGGTGATTCGGACACCGAGCCTCCGGAGG AAtctgaggaggaggtggaggaaccTGAGGAAAGACAGCAGACCCCTGAGACAGTTGATGATCCCGGCGCTTACTACGAGCAGTCTGTAAG CAATGACTTGGAGGAACAGCTGGAGGAGCCAGTAGTGGAACCAGAACCTGAGCCTGAACCGGAGCCTGAACAGGAGCCAGAACCAGAAGTGCAGGAAGAAAAATCTGAACCAGTATTGGAGGAAACTGTTCCTGAGGAGACTGTGGAAAAGAGTCCTTCTCCAGTCCCTGCAGATCCCGCTCCTGTGGTGCAAGAGGACTCCAGG ACGTTTTCGTGGGCGTCTGTAACCAGCAAGAACCTCCCGCCCAGTGGAGCTGTTCCAGTATTGGGAATACCACCTCATGTTGTGAAAGTACCAGCCTCGCAA CCCCGTCCTGAGTCCAAGCCTGAATCCCAGACTCCACCACAGAGGCCACAGAGGGATCAGAGGGTGAGGGAGCAGCGAACGAGCATCCCACCACAGAGAGGGCCAAGACCAA ttcGTGAAGGTGAGCAGGGTGACATGGAAACTAGACGGATTGTTAGGTACCCAGACAGTCACCAGCTATTTGTTGGGAACCTTCCTCATGATGTGGATAAAACTGAACTGAAGGATTTCTTCCAAA AACTTGGCTCATCTCTTGCAGATTATGGGAACGTTGTGGAACTCCGCATCAACAGCGGTGGGAAGCTCCCGAACTTTGGGTTTGTGGTGTTCGATGATCCTGAACCAGTTCAGAAGATCCTTAGCAATAGG CCCATCATGTTCAGGGGAGAGGTGCGTTTGAACGTGGAGGAGAAGAAAACAcgagctgccagggagggtgaCCGCAGAGACAACAGACCACGTGGACCTGGAGGCACTcggggagggctgggaggtggGATTCGAGGGCCTCCACGTGGAGGAATGTCTCAGAAACCAGGATTTGGAGCTGGAAGGGGCATCGGGCAACGCCAGTGA
- the G3BP1 gene encoding ras GTPase-activating protein-binding protein 1 isoform X1, which translates to MVMEKPSPLLVGREFVRQYYTLLNQAPDYLHRFYGKNSSYVHGGLDSNGKPADAVYGQSDIHKKVLSLNFKDCHTKIRHVDAHATLNDGVVVQVMGELSNNMQPVRRFMQTFVLAPEGSVANKFYVHNDIFRYQDEVFGDSDTEPPEESEEEVEEPEERQQTPETVDDPGAYYEQSVSNDLEEQLEEPVVEPEPEPEPEPEQEPEPEVQEEKSEPVLEETVPEETVEKSPSPVPADPAPVVQEDSRTFSWASVTSKNLPPSGAVPVLGIPPHVVKVPASQPRPESKPESQTPPQRPQRDQRVREQRTSIPPQRGPRPIREGEQGDMETRRIVRYPDSHQLFVGNLPHDVDKTELKDFFQNYGNVVELRINSGGKLPNFGFVVFDDPEPVQKILSNRPIMFRGEVRLNVEEKKTRAAREGDRRDNRPRGPGGTRGGLGGGIRGPPRGGMSQKPGFGAGRGIGQRQ; encoded by the exons ATGGTGATGGAGAAGCCAAGTCCCCTGCTGGTCGGGCGGGAATTTGTGAGACAGTATTATACTCTGCTGAATCAAGCACCAGACTACCTGCACAG GTTTTATGGAAAGAATTCTTCCTATGTCCATGGTGGCTTGGATTCCAATGGAAAACCAGCTGATGCAGTCTATGGGCAATCT GACATCCACAAGAAGGTGCTGTCACTGAACTTTAAGGACTGCCACACAAAGATCCGTCATGTGGATGCCCATGCTACTCTTAATGATGGTGTTGTAGTCCAGGTGATGGGAGAACTCTCCAATAACATGCAGCCAGTGCGCAGGTTCATGCAGACGTTTGTACTTGCACCTGAG GGTTCTGTTGCAAATAAGTTTTATGTCCATAACGACATCTTCCGCTACCAAGATGAGGTTTTTGGTGATTCGGACACCGAGCCTCCGGAGG AAtctgaggaggaggtggaggaaccTGAGGAAAGACAGCAGACCCCTGAGACAGTTGATGATCCCGGCGCTTACTACGAGCAGTCTGTAAG CAATGACTTGGAGGAACAGCTGGAGGAGCCAGTAGTGGAACCAGAACCTGAGCCTGAACCGGAGCCTGAACAGGAGCCAGAACCAGAAGTGCAGGAAGAAAAATCTGAACCAGTATTGGAGGAAACTGTTCCTGAGGAGACTGTGGAAAAGAGTCCTTCTCCAGTCCCTGCAGATCCCGCTCCTGTGGTGCAAGAGGACTCCAGG ACGTTTTCGTGGGCGTCTGTAACCAGCAAGAACCTCCCGCCCAGTGGAGCTGTTCCAGTATTGGGAATACCACCTCATGTTGTGAAAGTACCAGCCTCGCAA CCCCGTCCTGAGTCCAAGCCTGAATCCCAGACTCCACCACAGAGGCCACAGAGGGATCAGAGGGTGAGGGAGCAGCGAACGAGCATCCCACCACAGAGAGGGCCAAGACCAA ttcGTGAAGGTGAGCAGGGTGACATGGAAACTAGACGGATTGTTAGGTACCCAGACAGTCACCAGCTATTTGTTGGGAACCTTCCTCATGATGTGGATAAAACTGAACTGAAGGATTTCTTCCAAA ATTATGGGAACGTTGTGGAACTCCGCATCAACAGCGGTGGGAAGCTCCCGAACTTTGGGTTTGTGGTGTTCGATGATCCTGAACCAGTTCAGAAGATCCTTAGCAATAGG CCCATCATGTTCAGGGGAGAGGTGCGTTTGAACGTGGAGGAGAAGAAAACAcgagctgccagggagggtgaCCGCAGAGACAACAGACCACGTGGACCTGGAGGCACTcggggagggctgggaggtggGATTCGAGGGCCTCCACGTGGAGGAATGTCTCAGAAACCAGGATTTGGAGCTGGAAGGGGCATCGGGCAACGCCAGTGA
- the G3BP1 gene encoding ras GTPase-activating protein-binding protein 1 isoform X3, translating into MVMEKPSPLLVGREFVRQYYTLLNQAPDYLHRFYGKNSSYVHGGLDSNGKPADAVYGQSDIHKKVLSLNFKDCHTKIRHVDAHATLNDGVVVQVMGELSNNMQPVRRFMQTFVLAPEGSVANKFYVHNDIFRYQDEVFGDSDTEPPEESEEEVEEPEERQQTPETVDDPGAYYEQSVSNDLEEQLEEPVVEPEPEPEPEPEQEPEPEVQEEKSEPVLEETVPEETVEKSPSPVPADPAPVVQEDSRTFSWASVTSKNLPPSGAVPVLGIPPHVVKVPASQPRPESKPESQTPPQRPQRDQRVREQRTSIPPQRGPRPIREGEQGDMETRRIVRYPDSHQLFVGNLPHDVDKTELKDFFQKLGSSLADYGNVVELRINSGGKLPNFGFVVFDDPEPVQKILSNRPIMFRGEVRLNVEEKKTRAAREGDRRDNRPRGPGGTRGGLGGGIRGPPRGGMSQKPGFGAGRGIGQRQ; encoded by the exons ATGGTGATGGAGAAGCCAAGTCCCCTGCTGGTCGGGCGGGAATTTGTGAGACAGTATTATACTCTGCTGAATCAAGCACCAGACTACCTGCACAG GTTTTATGGAAAGAATTCTTCCTATGTCCATGGTGGCTTGGATTCCAATGGAAAACCAGCTGATGCAGTCTATGGGCAATCT GACATCCACAAGAAGGTGCTGTCACTGAACTTTAAGGACTGCCACACAAAGATCCGTCATGTGGATGCCCATGCTACTCTTAATGATGGTGTTGTAGTCCAGGTGATGGGAGAACTCTCCAATAACATGCAGCCAGTGCGCAGGTTCATGCAGACGTTTGTACTTGCACCTGAG GGTTCTGTTGCAAATAAGTTTTATGTCCATAACGACATCTTCCGCTACCAAGATGAGGTTTTTGGTGATTCGGACACCGAGCCTCCGGAGG AAtctgaggaggaggtggaggaaccTGAGGAAAGACAGCAGACCCCTGAGACAGTTGATGATCCCGGCGCTTACTACGAGCAGTCTGTAAG CAATGACTTGGAGGAACAGCTGGAGGAGCCAGTAGTGGAACCAGAACCTGAGCCTGAACCGGAGCCTGAACAGGAGCCAGAACCAGAAGTGCAGGAAGAAAAATCTGAACCAGTATTGGAGGAAACTGTTCCTGAGGAGACTGTGGAAAAGAGTCCTTCTCCAGTCCCTGCAGATCCCGCTCCTGTGGTGCAAGAGGACTCCAGG ACGTTTTCGTGGGCGTCTGTAACCAGCAAGAACCTCCCGCCCAGTGGAGCTGTTCCAGTATTGGGAATACCACCTCATGTTGTGAAAGTACCAGCCTCGCAA CCCCGTCCTGAGTCCAAGCCTGAATCCCAGACTCCACCACAGAGGCCACAGAGGGATCAGAGGGTGAGGGAGCAGCGAACGAGCATCCCACCACAGAGAGGGCCAAGACCAA ttcGTGAAGGTGAGCAGGGTGACATGGAAACTAGACGGATTGTTAGGTACCCAGACAGTCACCAGCTATTTGTTGGGAACCTTCCTCATGATGTGGATAAAACTGAACTGAAGGATTTCTTCCAAA AACTTGGCTCATCTCTTGCAGATTATGGGAACGTTGTGGAACTCCGCATCAACAGCGGTGGGAAGCTCCCGAACTTTGGGTTTGTGGTGTTCGATGATCCTGAACCAGTTCAGAAGATCCTTAGCAATAGG CCCATCATGTTCAGGGGAGAGGTGCGTTTGAACGTGGAGGAGAAGAAAACAcgagctgccagggagggtgaCCGCAGAGACAACAGACCACGTGGACCTGGAGGCACTcggggagggctgggaggtggGATTCGAGGGCCTCCACGTGGAGGAATGTCTCAGAAACCAGGATTTGGAGCTGGAAGGGGCATCGGGCAACGCCAGTGA